The Vicia villosa cultivar HV-30 ecotype Madison, WI unplaced genomic scaffold, Vvil1.0 ctg.000074F_1_1, whole genome shotgun sequence genome window below encodes:
- the LOC131623598 gene encoding eukaryotic translation initiation factor 2A: MALETHSPSLQILVRRPEECSLWTGPPFPNGQPNVKLDKVNCLNAKFSDDGSLFMVVKSNSVVSIYDCKSANEIRSFQVPNLVAASLSPRGTYLQTFQKPAPQEKNVTLWKIETGDSIYQLTQKSMTRVNWPAIQFSSDEATACRLATNELQFFDTGDFSKGFVYRLRVPGVASAELSSSPASHVAAFVPESKGVPASVQIYACGNASQSQPVARRSFFRCSTTQLKWNHGSTGLLAVAQSDVDKTNQSYYGESKLYYITTDGKYEGLVPLRKEGPVHEAQWSHSGLEFAVVYGFMPAKATLFDKNCNPILELGTGPYNTIRWNPKGKFLCLAGFGNLPGDMVFWDYVEKKQLASTKAEWSVTSEWSPDGCYFMTATTAPRLQVDNGIKIFHYNGSLYFKKMFDKLYQADWKPESPSKFGDITELIKSLDSIKLEDKKPSGQGPKPAQASAKVSSANPTAQKPAAYRPPHAKTAAVIKAELLGESSAETLSKNALKNKKKREKQKEKKAAADASS; encoded by the exons ATGGCACTGGAAACCCATTCACCGTCTCTTCAGATATTAG TTCGGCGGCCGGAAGAATGCTCGCTATGGACTGGACCCCCATTCCCAAACGGTCAACCTAATGTCAAGCTTGATAAAGTTAATTGCTTGAATGCGAAATTCAGTGATGATGGATCTTTGTTTATGGTGGTGAAATCTAATTCTGTTGTTAGTATTTATGATTGTAAGAGTGCTAATGAGATTAGGTCTTTTCAAGTTCCTAATCTTGTTGCTGCTAGTTTGTCCCCTCGGGGAACTTATTTGCAAACGTTTCAAAAACCTGCGCCGCAAGAAAAGAATGTGACGTTGTGGAAAATCGAGACTGGGGATTCTATTTATCAACTGACTCAGAAGAGTATGACAAGAGTCAATTG GCCTGCAATTCAGTTTAGCTCTGATGAAGCTACTGCGTGCCGCTTGGCAACTAATGAGTTGCAGTTTTTTGATACTGGGGATTTTTCTAAAGGATTTGTTTATCGGTTAAGAGTTCCAGGAGTTGCTTCTGCCGAGCTTTCTAGTTCACCTGCTTCTCATGTAGCTGCATTTGTTCCGGAATCCAAG GGGGTTCCTGCCAGTGTACAAATATATGCTTGTGGAAATGCTTCCCAAAGTCAGCCCGTGGCTCGAAGGAGTTTTTTCCGATGTTCTACTACCCAGCTCAAATGGAATCATGGTTCAACTGGACTTTTAGCCGTGGCACAGTCAGATGTTGATAAAACCAATCAGAGTTACTATGGAGAATCGAAGTTATACTACATAACAACAGATGGGAAATATGAAGGATTAGTGCCTCTTC GGAAAGAGGGGCCTGTTCATGAAGCTCAGTGGTCACATTCAGGCTTAGAGTTTGCTGTTGTGTATGGGT TTATGCCTGCTAAAGCAACTCTGTTTGACAAGAACTGCAATCCTATACTGGAGCTTGGAACTGGTCCTTACAACACTATTCGATGGAACCCAAAAGGGAAAT TTCTATGTTTGGCTGGCTTCGGTAACTTGCCTGGTGATATG GTATTTTGGGATTATGTAGAAAAGAAACAGCTTGCGTCAACCAAGGCTGAATGGTCTGTGACTAGTGAATGGTCTCCGGATGGCTGCTATTTCATGACAGCGACAACAGCTCCAAGGCTTCAAGTTGACAATGG GATCAAGATTTTTCATTATAATGGATCATTGTACTTCAAGAAGATGTTTGACAAATTGTACCAG GCTGATTGGAAACCAGAGTCACCGAGTAAGTTTGGTGATATCACTGAACTAATCAAGTCCCTGGACTCGATCAAACTTGAAGATAAAAAACCATCAG GTCAAGGACCAAAACCAGCTCAAGCATCTGCAAAAGTCTCTTCTGCCAATCCTACTGCACAAAAACCTGCCGCATATCGTCCACCACATGCTAAGACTGCAGCTGTTATTAAGGCAGAG CTGTTAGGAGAGAGCTCGGCAGA AACACTGAGCAAGAATGctttaaaaaacaagaaaaagaggGAGAAACAAAAGGAGAAAAAGGCTGCTGCAGATGCCAGTTCTTGA
- the LOC131623597 gene encoding protein THALLO: MGKKGGKSYQKKDVTNATSSRRDRHVFSTQDMDDEIDAFHKQRDIVPLDINADSGESDEDDEMPIFESKDIDNDSDEDDDDDEDNDDDDDDDDDDEVEEDEYDGNDKGYIAKLIRQKKYLESKHGGDEDGMEDDDEDEGDIKTITGGRKYSHGAENRNFELQDSDDEAPKEEEKIATDMQREKAKGLTMEDFGLGDIDNDNLTSKDATDKGNRVIKQLDRDATFKAEDLNALSKEEQMNVLYRSAPELVDWLSELNEAHTELECKINPLLSKVKKGQTVKEGVVRYFELKQPLMLSYCQAITFYLLLKSEGQPVDDHPVIARLEEIKELINQINQLGSELPVELEDILKGSSGSDHENTTMPADSVTIRQEQPLVSAVSQEAVPSNVVDMKKSDVSKVGKGRKLKDQKDNIGVLSLEMLKVRASLEEKLKQKGLYSQTAPKPSNSLKRSNPANGQLATYDDFDDDAINVNGTAGLSNGHVSSKVSQFVNANLKKLKVASGDDDLPKRDEIHDRRLRHENRVLAGAGVKTEDDKGDDQMTDLGSHKVDDKKVTESGGDPEKEVNKQAEKLLAPKHAAKAAARSRKSAVPSMPEETVDGKRYITSQMVKNRGLTRSRNKDKKNPRKNYKLKHQKALKNRGGQVQSFRKQTAPYGGEASGINPTISRSVRFKS, from the exons ATGGGGAAAAAAGGAGGGAAAAGCTACCAGAAGAAAGACGTAACAAACGCCACAAGTTCCCGACGCGACCGTCATGTGTTTTCTACTCAAGACATGGACGACGAGATTGATGCCT TTCATAAGCAGAGGGATATTGTTCCTCTTGACATAAATGCTGATTCTGGAGAatcggatgaagatgatgaaatgcCTATTTTTGAATCTAAG GATATTGATAATGATagtgatgaggatgatgatgatgatgaggacaatgatgatgatgatgatgatgatgatgatgatgaggtggAGGAGGATGAATATGATGGTAATGACAAAGGCTATATTGCAAAAT TAATTAGGCAAAAGAAATATTTAGAGTCAAAGCATGGTGGAGATGAAGACggaatggaagatgatgatgaagatgagggaGATATTAAAACAATTACCGGTGGTAGAAAGTACTCGCATGGTGCTGAGAATCGTAATTTTGAG CTACAAGACAGTGATGACGAGGCCCCAAAAGAAGAGGAAAAAATTGCAACTGATATGCAAAGGGAGAAAGCAAAAGGCTTAACGATGGAAGACTTTGGCCTTGGGGACATTGATAATGACAATTTAACTTCTAAG GATGCAACAGATAAAGGAAACAGAGTAATAAAACAACTGGATAGAGATGCAACTTTCAAGGCTGAGGATCTGAATGCCTTATCAAAGGAGGAGCAAATGAACGTCCTTTATAG GTCTGCTCCAGAATTAGTTGATTGGTTGTCAGAATTGAATGAGGCACACACAGAGCTTGAATGCAAAATCAACCCACTGTTAAGCAAG GTTAAAAAGGGGCAAACAGTTAAGGAAGGAGTAGTGCGTTATTTTGAGTTGAAACAGCCTCTCATGCTGTCCTATTGCCAAGCTATAACCTTCTACCTTCTACTCAAGTCTGAAGGGCAACCAGTAGATGATCATCCTGTAATAGCTCGCCTTGAAGAGATCAAGGAATTAATTAATCag ATAAACCAACTTGGCTCAGAACTTCCAGTCGAACTTGAGGACATTCTTAAAGGAAGTAGCGGGTCAGATCATGAGAATACAACAATGCCAGCAGATTCTGTCACTATACGCCAAGAACAACCTCTAGTCTCTGCTGTATCACAAGAAGCAGTG CCTAGCAATGTAGTTGATATGAAAAAATCGGATGTCTCCAAGGTTGGTAAAGGAAGAAAATTAAAAGATCAG AAGGATAACATTGGCGTCCTGAGTTTGGAAATGTTGAAAGTTAGAGCTTCCCTTGAGGAAAAATTGAAACAAAAGGGTTTATATAGTCAAACTGCTCCAAAGCCAAGTAATTCTCTAAAGCGTTCAAATCCAGCTAATGG CCAGCTTGCAACCTacgatgattttgatgatgatgctATCAATGTTAATGGGACAGCAGGACTGTCTAATGGTCATGTCTCCAGTAAAGTTTCACAGTTTGTTAATGCTAATCTGAAGAAACTCAAG GTGGCTTCTGGTGATGATGATTTGCCCAAGAGAGATGAAATTCATGATCGACGGTTGAGACATGAGAATCGGGTGTTGGCTGGTGCTGGAGTTAAGACTGAGGATGACAAGGGTGACGATCAAATGACTGATCTTGGATCTCATAAAGTTGATGATAAAAAGGTCACTGAAAGTGGGGGTGACCCTGAAAAAGAAGTTAATAAACAAGCAGAAAAATTACTAGCTCCAAAACATGCTGCAAAAGCAGCAGCCCGTTCAAG GAAATCAGCTGTCCCCTCTATGCCCGAGGAGACCGTGGACGGAAAGCGCTATATCACTTCTCAG ATGGTGAAGAACAGAGGACTGACTCGAAGTCGCAACAAGGATAAAAAGAATCCTAGAAAGAATTACAAG CTCAAGCATCAAAAAGCTCTTAAGAATCGCGGGGGACAGGTTCAGAGTTTCAGAAAGCAAACTGCACCTTATGGCGGGGAAGCCTCTGGAATTAATCCAACTATCAGTCGAAGTGTCAGATTCAAGAGCTGA